Proteins encoded together in one Pseudomonas sp. Seg1 window:
- a CDS encoding metal-dependent hydrolase, whose product MSYLKRLFSRRSLTKSVSADIPRRTLRFALDEQVPRYWYRGWPHVTRFFDGLSIMFPLGEKLFIDSVVHFRKAIDEDPALAQAVDAFVYQEASHIREHRSYNQLLAAQGAPIDALEQLLMRRQEVGNKFSPVMRLAMTASLEHFTAILSDQLLRHPAILEGADTKMAMLWRWHAIEETEHKAVAYDVLGVVVSNLLRRYLMRCGVMLIMTGYFAIDVLYFIYRLASNDGQRRNGREWLRLLAWLFVRPGPLIRVFPKWLAWFIPGFHPNHLDTREALATARQTLDEYAGRTP is encoded by the coding sequence ATGTCGTATCTAAAACGCCTTTTCAGCAGACGCTCGCTGACAAAATCCGTAAGTGCAGACATCCCCCGGCGTACCCTGCGGTTTGCACTTGATGAGCAGGTTCCTCGCTATTGGTACCGTGGCTGGCCTCATGTAACACGCTTTTTCGATGGCCTGTCGATCATGTTTCCACTTGGCGAAAAACTCTTCATCGACAGTGTCGTGCACTTTCGAAAGGCGATCGACGAAGATCCGGCGCTGGCCCAGGCCGTTGACGCGTTCGTTTATCAGGAAGCGTCGCATATCCGCGAACATCGTTCGTATAACCAGCTACTCGCGGCACAAGGCGCCCCGATTGATGCGCTGGAACAACTGCTGATGCGCCGCCAGGAGGTGGGCAACAAATTTTCCCCGGTGATGCGCCTGGCCATGACGGCCAGCCTGGAACATTTCACCGCGATCCTCTCCGATCAACTCTTGCGTCATCCCGCGATCCTTGAAGGCGCCGATACGAAGATGGCCATGCTGTGGCGCTGGCATGCGATCGAAGAAACCGAACACAAGGCCGTCGCCTACGATGTGCTGGGCGTGGTAGTGAGCAATCTGCTGCGGCGATACCTGATGCGTTGCGGGGTCATGCTGATCATGACGGGCTACTTTGCCATCGATGTCCTGTATTTCATTTACCGACTGGCAAGCAATGATGGGCAGCGTCGCAACGGGCGCGAATGGCTGCGTTTGCTCGCATGGTTATTCGTCCGACCCGGCCCACTGATCCGTGTGTTTCCGAAATGGCTTGCCTGGTTCATTCCGGGGTTTCACCCCAACCATCTCGACACCCGTGAAGCGTTGGCAACGGCGCGGCAAACCCTCGACGAATACGCTGGGCGCACACCATGA
- a CDS encoding fatty acid desaturase yields the protein MSSTFVSHHFDTSIVTRPFLWLVIYTVVTGALYFLVTHYPMGAVRVIQPTGFDAHIARLPYTLPLYLSYVLIMPALVLLGRRREWLLPAFFAAAVASGTCLLSHLFWPTMIERPENSSQWLTWFYQLDSPLAASPSGHLALPVAISVVLACLRVRTAWLFSLWSVVLGITVLTTGQHVLLDVVYGAAIGGLAGLFTVMLKRLKVDLRSMAAILLEWLCIIVTLRIALYVGDWRLYGVAFVVIAARQHALFILYHDATHYHLTRHRTLNDFLINLAIGVPGMVPVEFYRPLHLEHHQQTGTANDPERRFLYHRQPWDFRPLSGKLLLRQLLGDLLLINTLRNLRAYKAAGGASPKMTRPALAAGVIWLFLLSFIAWQTSAQTLLLMVFFWLVPLATLGTLLQKIRSIAEHSGGPDVTPGWREWTYAWKVGCVGRFFIWPYHINLHLHHHRSANHPWHVLPRLVTADETLLDSRTLPSLLWSGVNKNR from the coding sequence ATGTCATCCACGTTTGTCAGTCATCACTTTGATACTTCGATCGTGACGCGACCCTTCCTCTGGCTGGTGATCTACACCGTCGTCACTGGCGCGCTGTATTTTCTCGTCACGCACTATCCGATGGGCGCGGTGCGGGTGATTCAACCGACAGGTTTTGACGCGCACATTGCTCGACTGCCTTACACCTTGCCGCTGTACCTGAGCTATGTATTGATCATGCCGGCACTGGTGCTACTGGGGCGGCGCCGCGAATGGCTGTTGCCCGCTTTTTTTGCGGCGGCCGTGGCGTCCGGAACCTGCCTGCTGAGCCACTTGTTCTGGCCAACCATGATCGAGCGTCCGGAGAACTCGTCGCAGTGGCTCACGTGGTTCTACCAACTCGACTCACCGCTGGCCGCCTCGCCCAGTGGGCACTTGGCTTTGCCGGTGGCGATCAGCGTTGTCCTCGCTTGCCTGCGCGTCCGTACGGCCTGGCTCTTCAGTCTGTGGAGCGTGGTGCTGGGGATTACCGTGTTGACGACGGGCCAGCACGTGCTGCTCGACGTGGTGTATGGCGCTGCGATCGGCGGCTTGGCAGGCCTGTTCACCGTCATGCTCAAGCGCCTGAAAGTGGATCTGCGCAGCATGGCGGCGATCCTGCTGGAATGGCTGTGCATCATCGTCACGTTGCGCATCGCCCTGTACGTGGGGGACTGGCGACTGTATGGCGTGGCCTTCGTGGTGATTGCCGCGCGCCAACATGCGCTGTTCATCCTGTACCACGACGCGACGCACTATCACCTGACCCGTCATCGCACGCTCAACGACTTTCTGATCAACCTGGCAATCGGTGTGCCGGGAATGGTCCCGGTGGAATTCTATCGGCCCCTGCACCTCGAACATCATCAACAGACCGGAACCGCCAACGACCCGGAGCGCCGCTTTTTGTATCACCGCCAGCCTTGGGATTTCCGTCCACTGAGCGGCAAATTGTTGCTGCGACAATTGCTCGGGGATCTGTTGTTGATCAACACGCTGCGCAATCTGCGCGCCTATAAGGCGGCGGGCGGAGCATCACCGAAGATGACCCGGCCGGCATTGGCTGCCGGCGTGATCTGGCTGTTCCTTTTATCTTTCATCGCTTGGCAAACGTCCGCCCAGACGCTCTTGCTGATGGTTTTTTTCTGGTTGGTGCCACTGGCCACGCTGGGCACCCTGCTGCAGAAAATCCGCAGCATTGCCGAGCACAGTGGCGGACCAGACGTCACCCCCGGTTGGCGGGAATGGACATATGCCTGGAAAGTCGGGTGCGTCGGGCGGTTTTTCATTTGGCCTTATCACATCAATCTGCACCTGCATCATCACCGCAGTGCCAACCATCCCTGGCATGTTCTCCCGCGTCTGGTTACGGCTGATGAAACGTTGCTGGACTCACGGACGCTGCCCTCGCTGCTCTGGTCGGGGGTGAACAAGAACCGTTGA
- the tssI gene encoding type VI secretion system tip protein VgrG, which translates to MRQRDLKFTFSVLSGQMEFEVVEFTLEEAVCEPFRLSIELASHNPNIDFGKVLDQPSLLTIWQGGTVVRHVHGLVSSFTQGKTGFRRTRYRAVVEPQLARLALSSNWRIFQQKNVPDIIKSVLSEHGILDYQQHINSEHLPREYCTQVGDTDLYLFDRLSSEEGLFYFFKCNESTHTLIQGDKLYVQERIQGAPVLYTTEPAADATQPVLYAFSYTENVRTAEQTQRDYTFKRPTFDQQQNFAGDDLQHQTPNYERYDYPGRYKATAAGKPFTQNRLLGHRGDARIAVVEGDDPRLIPGFSFQLTGHPREDFNRWWRSLRITHKGIQHASQEEESAGADVGVSYDFVAEIVCEETEWRTPPMPKPIVDGPQIATVTGPDGEEIYTDEFGRVKVQFPWDREGKNNEFSSCWVRVAQNWAGADWGHMAIPRIGQEVIVDYLDGDCDQPIITGRTYRATNMPPYQLPDHKILSTIKSKEYKGTRANELRIDDTTKQISAALMSDHGSTALHLGYLTHPRPSGGEPRGEGFELRTDEHGALRAAKGLLLSTEEQMNASGGHLNRGSVIQVLEAALKLAKDLGDYAQDNQGVGHDKAPQKTLSDAVRDLGNGANDESGKTNGGNPAIAMSGEAGIAAASPKSITVAAGEHIDTIAQQNQQQTSGQKFVLNAGSDLGMFAHSGEMRQITHQGPMLLQAQKNNIRLEADQSVEVSASNQHVLVSAKEHITLMCGGAYITLKGGNIELGMPGNLIVKAAKHSLLGATSLEAELPKFKVGDTQRRFMLKQIDGTSAMPNMPYKITLSDGEVVEGVTDAQGATQLLQKDVMSIANVAMLKPPAPAAAGAAGGGAGAAASAADAGAADEAEEIVQFFEFKDDQGGPAPHHFKVMSAGEVVAEGSGDRTPDFPADMELELESWPVKETQNA; encoded by the coding sequence ATGCGTCAAAGGGATTTGAAGTTCACGTTTTCCGTGTTGTCAGGGCAGATGGAGTTCGAGGTCGTAGAGTTCACGCTGGAGGAAGCCGTTTGTGAACCTTTTCGACTCAGCATCGAGTTGGCCAGCCACAACCCGAACATCGATTTCGGCAAGGTTCTCGATCAGCCCTCACTACTCACGATCTGGCAGGGCGGCACGGTCGTGCGCCATGTCCACGGGCTGGTGTCCAGCTTCACACAAGGCAAAACCGGCTTTCGCCGCACGCGTTATCGCGCCGTTGTCGAACCACAACTCGCTCGCCTCGCCCTGAGTTCCAACTGGCGTATTTTTCAGCAGAAAAACGTGCCGGACATCATCAAGTCCGTGTTGAGCGAGCACGGCATCCTCGACTATCAGCAACACATCAACAGCGAACATTTGCCGCGCGAATACTGTACGCAGGTCGGCGACACCGACTTGTACCTGTTCGATCGGCTGTCCAGTGAAGAAGGCTTGTTCTATTTCTTCAAATGCAATGAAAGCACTCACACGCTGATCCAGGGCGACAAACTCTATGTGCAGGAGCGTATTCAAGGCGCTCCGGTGCTCTACACCACTGAACCTGCAGCGGATGCCACGCAACCCGTCCTCTATGCGTTCAGTTACACCGAGAACGTCCGCACGGCCGAGCAGACCCAACGCGACTACACCTTCAAGCGCCCGACCTTCGACCAGCAGCAGAACTTCGCCGGCGATGATTTGCAACATCAAACGCCTAACTACGAACGCTATGACTATCCGGGCCGCTACAAGGCCACCGCTGCCGGTAAACCCTTCACCCAGAATCGCTTGCTGGGGCACCGTGGCGACGCGCGGATCGCCGTTGTCGAAGGCGACGATCCGCGCCTGATCCCGGGTTTCTCTTTCCAGCTCACCGGCCACCCCCGAGAAGATTTCAATCGCTGGTGGCGCTCGCTGAGGATCACTCACAAGGGCATCCAGCACGCCAGTCAGGAAGAAGAGTCCGCCGGTGCCGATGTCGGCGTGAGTTATGACTTTGTCGCAGAGATCGTTTGCGAAGAAACCGAATGGCGCACCCCGCCGATGCCCAAACCGATTGTCGACGGGCCGCAAATTGCGACGGTGACCGGGCCGGACGGGGAAGAGATCTACACGGATGAATTTGGTCGGGTAAAGGTCCAGTTCCCATGGGACCGGGAAGGCAAGAACAACGAATTCAGCTCCTGCTGGGTGCGCGTGGCGCAGAACTGGGCGGGCGCGGACTGGGGCCATATGGCGATCCCGCGCATCGGCCAGGAGGTCATCGTCGATTACCTGGACGGCGACTGCGATCAGCCGATCATTACCGGTCGCACGTACCGGGCAACGAACATGCCGCCTTACCAACTGCCCGATCACAAGATTCTCAGTACCATCAAAAGCAAGGAATACAAGGGCACTCGGGCCAACGAACTGCGCATTGACGACACTACCAAGCAGATCAGTGCTGCCTTGATGAGTGATCACGGCAGCACCGCATTGCATCTGGGTTACCTGACGCATCCGCGGCCGAGCGGTGGTGAGCCGCGCGGCGAAGGTTTCGAGTTGCGCACCGACGAACACGGCGCGCTGCGGGCGGCCAAAGGTCTGCTGCTCAGTACCGAGGAGCAAATGAACGCCAGCGGCGGCCACCTCAATCGCGGCTCGGTCATACAGGTACTGGAAGCAGCGTTGAAACTGGCCAAGGACTTGGGGGACTACGCCCAGGACAACCAGGGTGTCGGCCATGACAAGGCACCGCAGAAAACCCTCAGCGATGCGGTTCGCGACCTGGGCAACGGCGCGAACGACGAGTCGGGCAAGACCAACGGTGGCAATCCGGCGATTGCCATGAGCGGTGAAGCCGGCATTGCGGCGGCATCCCCCAAGAGCATCACGGTGGCAGCGGGTGAGCATATCGACACCATTGCCCAACAGAATCAGCAACAGACCTCGGGGCAGAAGTTTGTGCTCAATGCCGGGAGCGACCTGGGGATGTTTGCCCACAGCGGCGAAATGCGCCAGATCACCCACCAGGGCCCAATGCTGTTGCAGGCGCAGAAAAACAACATCCGCCTGGAGGCGGATCAGAGTGTGGAAGTCAGCGCGAGCAACCAGCATGTGCTGGTGTCGGCGAAAGAGCACATCACCCTGATGTGTGGCGGGGCCTACATCACCCTCAAGGGCGGCAATATCGAACTGGGCATGCCCGGCAACCTGATCGTCAAAGCGGCCAAGCACAGCCTGCTCGGTGCGACCAGCCTGGAAGCCGAACTGCCGAAATTCAAAGTCGGCGATACCCAGCGACGCTTCATGCTCAAGCAGATCGACGGGACGTCGGCGATGCCCAACATGCCGTACAAAATAACCCTGTCCGATGGCGAAGTGGTCGAAGGCGTGACGGATGCTCAGGGCGCCACACAGTTGCTGCAGAAAGATGTGATGAGCATTGCCAACGTCGCCATGCTCAAGCCGCCCGCCCCCGCAGCGGCAGGCGCGGCGGGAGGAGGCGCAGGGGCAGCCGCCAGTGCGGCCGATGCTGGTGCTGCTGACGAGGCGGAGGAAATTGTGCAGTTTTTTGAATTCAAGGATGACCAGGGTGGTCCCGCGCCACACCACTTCAAGGTGATGTCCGCCGGGGAAGTCGTGGCCGAGGGATCCGGTGATCGCACGCCTGACTTCCCCGCTGACATGGAGCTGGAGCTGGAGTCGTGGCCGGTAAAGGAGACACAAAATGCCTGA
- a CDS encoding DUF3274 domain-containing protein, whose amino-acid sequence MTDPTQPKKIASSQSITMPSGGDIHLIPPPPKPCVTILVHGVNDLAGCYARIEQGLCAGLNERLDMPRTFPNGANNPGYLLPASYSVPDDDDGKAINPDAVYFRRKSGTTSEGCQPRSVVVPFYWGFREEEAFIQKDEKHGQWLDRDGNRLDKAGTKEGGQFANATTNLPDMWGKGFNGMLLGFISLNRIGGTLTHPLFSAAGRRYMVLAAMRLAMLIKIIHKRHPNDTINVVGHSQGTLLTLLAHAFLKEDGAKPADGVVMLNSPYSLFQPNMDKVQKLGGQQTTGARIATLNGILQFIAGSPNPVPALSGVALKNKQGYGAIGGPGWTGTSACQTTIRGEKITFNERDNRGCTFLYFTPQDQVVGLKNVQGIGWQGIGEEVDGQPARKILPQRFHQRVFTLRKRKGEKEPVGKHVPPYVYLLRQDSEQPWEDTGLGFMDRIPNGSLDKGASVVLTAPQLPVPGDVNFANDGVVTAPGEQSKSGVYQVKDKLDPVDASIGVANGGWEPENPRRSRQETMEEALAFQYGQDIKSVEEARNKGKDASQWAHVFAARSQGNGMVLITRGETPYEARLRLQGEEYSEAQSFHSSIPNNPEHSRQVLAYDVAIGAGESVDDATFYAYLCRVADWRLDCGSTRARGRAQADAELQSDGPDDDVEALYLQDENKPLIDATVIYRKSGKLPDAVNDQMPALVATQTRTELKNGEPIRFGGVP is encoded by the coding sequence ATGACTGATCCTACCCAGCCGAAAAAGATCGCTTCCAGCCAATCGATCACCATGCCCAGCGGTGGCGATATCCACCTGATTCCACCACCACCGAAGCCCTGTGTGACGATCCTCGTGCACGGCGTCAACGACCTGGCGGGTTGCTACGCACGTATTGAGCAGGGTCTGTGCGCGGGGCTGAACGAACGTCTCGATATGCCACGTACCTTCCCCAACGGCGCGAACAACCCGGGATACCTGTTGCCGGCCAGCTACAGTGTGCCCGACGATGATGACGGCAAGGCCATTAACCCTGACGCCGTGTACTTTCGTCGCAAGTCAGGAACCACTAGCGAGGGATGCCAGCCGCGCAGTGTGGTAGTGCCATTCTATTGGGGGTTTCGCGAGGAAGAGGCGTTCATTCAGAAAGACGAGAAGCACGGTCAGTGGCTGGATCGAGATGGCAACCGCCTGGACAAGGCCGGTACCAAGGAAGGCGGCCAGTTCGCCAACGCCACCACCAACCTGCCGGATATGTGGGGCAAGGGTTTCAACGGCATGCTGCTCGGATTCATTTCCCTGAACAGGATCGGTGGCACACTGACCCACCCGTTGTTTTCAGCCGCCGGTCGGCGCTACATGGTGCTGGCTGCCATGCGCCTGGCCATGTTGATCAAGATCATTCACAAACGCCATCCGAACGATACGATCAACGTGGTTGGCCACAGTCAGGGCACGCTTCTTACGCTGTTGGCCCATGCTTTCCTCAAAGAAGACGGTGCCAAACCCGCCGATGGCGTGGTCATGCTCAACTCACCCTACAGCCTGTTTCAGCCCAATATGGATAAAGTCCAGAAATTGGGCGGTCAGCAAACGACCGGCGCGCGCATCGCTACGCTCAACGGCATCTTGCAATTCATCGCGGGCAGCCCTAATCCGGTGCCAGCCCTATCGGGCGTAGCCCTGAAAAACAAACAGGGCTACGGCGCGATTGGCGGACCTGGCTGGACGGGTACATCAGCATGTCAAACCACGATCCGTGGAGAAAAAATCACCTTCAATGAACGTGACAACCGCGGCTGCACTTTTCTCTATTTCACCCCTCAGGATCAGGTTGTGGGCCTGAAGAACGTCCAGGGTATCGGTTGGCAGGGTATCGGCGAGGAGGTCGATGGCCAGCCCGCGCGCAAGATCCTTCCGCAACGTTTCCATCAACGGGTATTTACCCTGCGCAAACGTAAAGGCGAAAAAGAACCCGTCGGTAAACATGTGCCTCCTTACGTCTACCTATTGCGCCAGGACAGTGAGCAACCATGGGAAGACACCGGACTGGGCTTCATGGACCGGATACCCAATGGTAGCCTGGACAAGGGCGCCAGCGTGGTATTGACCGCACCTCAATTACCGGTACCGGGTGACGTGAACTTTGCTAACGACGGCGTCGTCACCGCCCCTGGAGAGCAATCAAAAAGCGGGGTGTACCAGGTCAAGGACAAACTGGATCCTGTCGATGCTTCGATCGGCGTGGCCAATGGAGGCTGGGAGCCAGAAAACCCACGCCGCAGCCGTCAGGAGACCATGGAAGAGGCCTTGGCTTTCCAATATGGACAAGACATCAAGAGCGTTGAAGAGGCCCGCAACAAGGGCAAGGACGCCTCGCAGTGGGCTCATGTGTTTGCCGCTCGGTCTCAAGGCAATGGCATGGTTCTGATCACTCGCGGGGAAACGCCTTATGAGGCGCGGCTACGTCTCCAAGGCGAGGAGTACTCGGAAGCTCAGTCCTTTCACTCATCCATTCCCAACAACCCTGAACATAGCCGACAAGTGCTGGCCTATGACGTGGCAATTGGTGCAGGTGAGAGCGTTGATGATGCGACCTTTTATGCGTATCTGTGTCGTGTTGCGGATTGGCGACTGGATTGTGGGAGCACCCGCGCCAGAGGGAGGGCCCAGGCTGACGCGGAATTACAGAGTGACGGACCGGATGACGATGTGGAGGCGCTTTATCTTCAGGATGAAAATAAACCGCTGATCGACGCCACGGTGATCTATCGAAAGAGTGGCAAGCTGCCTGACGCTGTGAATGATCAAATGCCCGCATTGGTGGCCACGCAGACCCGGACTGAACTGAAGAATGGCGAGCCCATTCGTTTTGGTGGTGTCCCTTGA
- a CDS encoding Hcp family type VI secretion system effector, with amino-acid sequence MATPAYMSVTGEKQGLITAGAFTADSVGNTFQEGHEDQVMVQAFSHDVIIPRDPQSGQPTGQRVHKPVVITKVYDKASPLLQAALTSGERMSEIVIQWFRTSAQGTQEHYYTTKLEDAIIVAINNKMHNCQDPGNSHFTHLEEVQFTYRKITWTHEVSGTSGSDDWRAPVV; translated from the coding sequence ATGGCAACACCAGCGTACATGTCGGTCACTGGCGAAAAACAAGGTCTGATCACTGCCGGCGCTTTTACCGCCGACTCGGTTGGCAACACTTTTCAAGAGGGCCACGAAGACCAGGTCATGGTTCAGGCTTTCAGCCACGACGTGATCATCCCGCGTGACCCGCAATCCGGTCAGCCAACCGGTCAGCGCGTACACAAGCCAGTTGTGATCACCAAGGTCTACGACAAGGCTTCGCCTCTGCTGCAAGCTGCTCTGACTTCGGGCGAGCGCATGAGCGAAATCGTTATCCAGTGGTTCCGTACTTCGGCTCAAGGTACCCAAGAGCACTACTACACCACCAAACTGGAAGACGCGATCATCGTCGCCATCAACAACAAAATGCACAACTGCCAGGATCCAGGCAACTCGCACTTCACCCACCTGGAAGAAGTGCAGTTCACCTACCGCAAAATCACCTGGACCCACGAAGTATCCGGTACTTCGGGTTCCGATGACTGGCGTGCTCCAGTCGTTTAA
- the trxB gene encoding thioredoxin-disulfide reductase: MSEVRHSRVIILGSGPAGYSAAVYAARANLKPLLITGMQAGGQLTTTTEVDNWPGDVHGLTGPVLMERMREHAERFETEIVFDHINAVDFAAKPYTLTGDSATYTCDALIIATGASARYLGLPSEEAFMGKGVSACATCDGFFYRNKPVAVVGGGNTAVEEALYLANIASTVTLIHRRETFRAEKILIDKLNARVAEGKIILKLNANLDEVLGDNMGVTGARLKNNDGSFDEITVDGVFIAIGHTPNTSLFEGQLTLKDGYLVVQGGRDGNATATSVEGIFAAGDVADHVYRQAITSAGAGCMAALDTERYLDGLQNASF, from the coding sequence ATGTCTGAAGTCCGTCATTCGCGAGTGATTATTCTGGGTTCCGGCCCTGCCGGTTACAGCGCTGCGGTGTATGCCGCGCGTGCCAACCTCAAGCCGCTGCTGATCACCGGCATGCAGGCTGGTGGTCAACTGACCACCACCACCGAAGTCGACAACTGGCCGGGTGACGTGCACGGCCTGACCGGTCCTGTGCTGATGGAGCGGATGCGCGAGCACGCCGAGCGCTTTGAAACCGAGATCGTTTTCGATCACATCAATGCCGTGGACTTCGCCGCCAAGCCGTACACCCTGACCGGCGACAGCGCGACCTACACCTGCGACGCCCTGATCATCGCCACCGGCGCCAGCGCGCGTTACCTGGGGCTGCCGTCGGAAGAAGCGTTCATGGGCAAAGGCGTTTCCGCTTGCGCGACCTGCGACGGTTTCTTCTACCGCAACAAGCCTGTGGCAGTGGTCGGCGGCGGCAACACCGCTGTTGAAGAGGCGCTGTACCTGGCCAACATCGCCAGCACCGTGACCCTGATCCACCGTCGCGAAACCTTCCGCGCCGAGAAGATCCTGATCGACAAGCTCAACGCTCGCGTCGCCGAAGGCAAGATCATCCTCAAGTTGAACGCCAACCTCGACGAAGTCCTGGGCGACAACATGGGCGTGACCGGTGCGCGCCTGAAGAACAACGACGGCAGCTTCGACGAAATCACCGTCGACGGCGTGTTCATCGCCATCGGCCACACCCCGAACACTTCGCTGTTCGAAGGCCAGCTGACCCTGAAAGACGGTTATCTGGTGGTGCAGGGCGGCCGTGACGGCAATGCGACTGCAACCAGCGTCGAAGGTATCTTCGCCGCCGGCGACGTGGCTGACCACGTTTACCGTCAGGCCATCACCTCGGCCGGCGCCGGCTGCATGGCGGCACTGGATACCGAGCGTTACCTGGACGGTCTGCAGAACGCTTCGTTCTAA
- a CDS encoding PAAR domain-containing protein, whose translation MDIIRLGDSTSHGGTVLEAFNQTDLNGKPMSGVGHKVVCPLCKGVFPITQGSALLDVGGIAVALHGMKTACGASLIASNPKGEAAS comes from the coding sequence ATGGACATCATTCGGCTCGGCGACTCCACCAGTCATGGTGGCACCGTTCTTGAAGCTTTCAACCAGACGGACCTGAACGGCAAACCCATGTCCGGTGTTGGTCATAAGGTGGTTTGCCCACTGTGCAAAGGGGTTTTCCCGATCACGCAGGGCAGCGCCCTGCTGGATGTCGGCGGCATCGCAGTGGCGCTTCACGGGATGAAAACCGCGTGCGGCGCCAGCCTGATTGCCAGCAACCCCAAGGGCGAAGCTGCAAGTTGA
- a CDS encoding DUF2875 family protein, with product MRELLTYLSFTSLLLTSHLAQSAEHLLTASRCFVSPASPVASYTSAKEAAAMPADTRYRAPATSPRLETLDVLSIGMSLDVYRQGQAWQTLQEQNARQSEALHVGSILPMDPKKYPVTADDKDAASEKREADALELGLRDFLEKWPIPTVTVVRGWKPDTPNLRFTPERTRKSLSVMVNDLRGPAGLHWHRIRNMQDGIVCSDTPEDLLETLFQTFEHNPDLPALLVYANEGFNMALALSTKGNKPIGLGTGPRQPGELTDSMVALVVGRPERVEWLRYYAQFAKVNENKIDPEFSGWGARKPTVEFQPSEFIPQPWTQRAFEQWDALPVLAKLHRPVTVSLLRPDNGERLKREALTVKLAAGWKSATDGLPQKPARVFFDGGLNTTPLAELLPALTAAHSPLDLLDSRESYDLTQRLGDTGSASPFVGLTLATMASYLNADTSVVIPMRRPDQATIIAVTSPTPGKKPSGNDHFGVNLMPQTASTEEPPAAPNAHSAPKMHVIEQDHTLEEFLADQKPKTNWMDDL from the coding sequence ATGCGCGAGCTACTTACGTACCTGTCTTTCACCAGCCTTCTGCTGACCAGTCATCTGGCTCAATCGGCTGAACATTTATTGACGGCTAGCCGTTGCTTTGTCAGCCCGGCTTCGCCCGTGGCTTCCTATACTTCGGCCAAGGAGGCCGCCGCCATGCCTGCTGATACTCGTTACCGCGCCCCTGCCACTTCGCCTCGCCTGGAAACACTCGATGTGCTCAGCATCGGAATGAGCCTTGACGTCTACCGCCAAGGCCAGGCCTGGCAAACCCTGCAAGAACAAAATGCCAGACAATCCGAAGCCCTGCACGTCGGCAGCATCCTGCCCATGGACCCGAAGAAGTACCCGGTAACCGCCGATGACAAGGATGCCGCCTCTGAGAAGAGGGAGGCAGATGCCTTGGAGCTGGGCTTGCGCGATTTCCTGGAGAAATGGCCCATTCCGACCGTGACCGTGGTTCGTGGCTGGAAACCCGATACACCGAATCTGCGCTTTACGCCTGAAAGAACCCGGAAAAGCCTGTCGGTGATGGTCAATGACCTGCGCGGCCCCGCCGGGTTGCACTGGCATCGCATTCGTAATATGCAGGACGGAATTGTCTGCAGTGATACCCCCGAAGATTTACTGGAGACGTTGTTCCAGACCTTCGAGCACAATCCAGATTTGCCGGCACTGCTGGTCTACGCCAATGAAGGCTTCAACATGGCCTTGGCGTTGAGCACGAAAGGTAATAAACCCATCGGCCTCGGCACCGGGCCGCGACAACCCGGCGAACTCACCGACTCAATGGTCGCCTTGGTCGTCGGCCGTCCCGAGCGCGTGGAATGGCTGCGTTATTACGCCCAGTTCGCGAAGGTGAACGAGAACAAGATCGACCCGGAATTCTCCGGTTGGGGCGCACGTAAACCAACTGTGGAGTTCCAACCGTCGGAGTTCATTCCTCAACCATGGACTCAACGCGCTTTCGAGCAATGGGACGCACTGCCCGTGCTGGCCAAACTGCATCGACCAGTCACCGTGTCGCTGCTACGGCCTGACAACGGAGAACGCCTCAAGCGCGAAGCCTTGACCGTCAAACTGGCCGCAGGCTGGAAAAGCGCTACTGACGGGCTCCCTCAAAAACCGGCTCGAGTTTTCTTTGATGGTGGCTTGAACACCACACCTCTGGCTGAACTGCTGCCAGCGCTCACCGCCGCGCACAGTCCGCTAGACCTGCTCGATTCGCGCGAGAGCTACGATTTGACCCAGCGCTTGGGCGACACTGGCTCGGCCTCGCCGTTTGTCGGCCTCACCCTGGCAACGATGGCCAGTTATCTGAACGCGGACACCAGCGTGGTCATTCCGATGCGCCGCCCTGACCAGGCAACGATCATTGCCGTGACCTCGCCAACGCCCGGCAAAAAGCCTTCAGGCAATGATCATTTCGGCGTCAACCTGATGCCACAGACCGCGAGCACCGAGGAGCCGCCAGCCGCACCGAATGCCCATTCGGCGCCAAAAATGCATGTCATTGAACAGGATCACACGCTGGAAGAATTCCTCGCCGACCAGAAACCGAAAACCAACTGGATGGACGATCTCTAG